The Sulfurimonas sp. genome contains a region encoding:
- the mnmE gene encoding tRNA uridine-5-carboxymethylaminomethyl(34) synthesis GTPase MnmE translates to MMNNDTISAVATANGIGSIAIIRISGDRAVEIAKKITRKQDFSPRYATLTNIYNFNNELIDEAIVIYFKAPFSFTAEDVVEIQCHGGFIVAQSILRATISYGARLATAGEFSKRAFFNGRIDLSEAEAIAQLIEAKSEEGAKILAKQMKGSLKEYIEGIRDEIIHILAYSEVSIDYAEEDLPEDLVLQIEAKLYELKKSLEKTLRASRAREGLMQGFRVAIVGKPNVGKSSLLNSLLNYNRAIVSDIAGTTRDTIEEQVKIGTHLIRIVDTAGIREASDEIERIGIERSLEAIKESDIVIALFDGSRVADEEDEQMLMLIKSDASDKKVLYVKNKIDLEPKFLHTDIRFDIELNSKESVDELVKALENIMNITNSSDEMMLISQRQISAVENTLKNIEEALFPLQDQELEIFSFCLNEAVKEISSITRPYENDEMLDKMFGSFCLGK, encoded by the coding sequence TAGCGGCGATAGGGCTGTAGAAATTGCTAAAAAAATTACCCGCAAACAAGATTTTTCTCCGAGATATGCAACTTTAACAAATATATATAATTTCAACAACGAGCTTATAGATGAAGCTATCGTTATATACTTTAAAGCGCCGTTCTCCTTTACCGCCGAAGATGTAGTCGAGATTCAGTGTCACGGCGGTTTTATAGTTGCACAAAGTATTTTAAGGGCAACTATCTCTTACGGCGCCAGATTAGCAACTGCAGGCGAATTTTCTAAAAGAGCTTTTTTTAACGGCAGGATTGATTTGAGTGAAGCAGAAGCCATTGCGCAGTTGATAGAAGCAAAAAGCGAAGAGGGCGCAAAAATTCTGGCAAAGCAGATGAAAGGCTCGCTTAAAGAATATATTGAGGGTATCCGTGATGAAATTATCCATATACTTGCTTATTCCGAGGTCAGCATTGATTATGCCGAAGAGGATTTGCCCGAAGATTTGGTTTTGCAAATTGAGGCAAAGCTGTATGAGCTTAAAAAATCTCTTGAAAAAACTCTTAGAGCAAGCAGAGCAAGAGAGGGGCTTATGCAGGGATTTCGCGTGGCAATCGTTGGGAAACCGAATGTCGGAAAAAGTTCACTCCTAAACTCTCTGCTAAACTATAATCGTGCTATTGTCAGCGATATCGCGGGAACGACGCGAGACACGATTGAAGAGCAGGTGAAAATCGGCACGCACCTTATCCGTATAGTCGATACCGCAGGCATACGAGAAGCTAGTGATGAGATAGAGCGCATCGGGATTGAGCGCTCGCTTGAAGCGATAAAAGAGAGCGATATCGTTATAGCGCTTTTTGACGGCTCAAGAGTTGCAGATGAAGAAGATGAACAGATGTTAATGCTTATAAAATCAGATGCCAGCGATAAAAAAGTTTTATATGTGAAAAACAAGATAGATTTAGAGCCGAAGTTTTTACATACGGATATAAGGTTTGATATAGAACTTAACTCAAAAGAGAGTGTCGATGAGCTTGTAAAGGCTTTGGAAAATATTATGAATATAACAAACAGCTCCGATGAGATGATGCTGATATCTCAAAGACAGATATCGGCGGTTGAAAATACGCTAAAAAACATAGAAGAAGCACTTTTTCCGCTTCAAGATCAAGAGTTGGAAATATTCTCGTTTTGCTTAAATGAAGCGGTAAAAGAAATCTCTTCAATAACCAGACCATATGAGAATGATGAAATGCTTGATAAAATGTTCGGCAGTTTTTGTTTAGGAAAATAG